One Vanrija pseudolonga chromosome 5, complete sequence genomic window, gtcgcgcggaggagcggggcagcgaggcgcatggcggggggtgggcggcgggggagggggtagggagggcgtggcggggcgtGATGTGGTgtacgtgcgtgcgtgctaTGCAGTCCCCAGCCGTTATATGTACCCTCTGCGTGCTGTGAGTGGGATGTGTAAGTCTactcacgacgacgacagcgactcGACGGCAACTTCGGCCTGCCGGCCTGCAAGTGGTCACCCGCCGATGTCcgaccgcgaggcgcgaCTGGAGTTCCGCGCCGTTGATGTCATCGGAAGAGCCGACGGTCAACCCAGGCAGGCGGCACCCGAGCGCCTCGTGGTGAGCACTGGGGGTGCATTGATATTGCTCTGTGTTATCGTGCACTTTGCGCGCTCTTCATGCTTGGGCTGACATCCTTCTCTTTGCATGCTGCTCGTGTTGCGCTGACTCGTTTGGACCGTGGTTATCTGGAGAAGGAGGGGTGTTCCCTCCCCCACAGTGGCGCCCTCCCCAGCCACACCGTCTACAGCTCACCACCCACTCGTTTTGCCCATGGCTTCTGTCAACAGCCAGGGTCTAGGCAGCATGCACGGCTGCACGATGACTCGCGAGCAGCCTCAGACCTTGgtgtcgtccagctcgtAGCCCTACCTCAAGAAGAGAAGATGGCACCAGCACCCacgccacaccgccaccactcacgactcgctcgcccccacacccacacccacacacaaaAGGAGACCGACCCTACTccccgaacccgtcgcctgACCCCTCAGGACCGGATTCTGTGCGGCTCGAACCGCGCACCTGTGCTCAAATACCAACAGGCTTTCGACACCCGCCAAGCTGGCGGGTGGTGCTCGgttggccgacgccgagctgtaGCGTGGTCggcccctcctcctgcccTCGTTGCCCGGCAAACACACGTCCAGTCCCTCTCCACGACACCCCGCCGGCCTATTTCTACGCTTGCATCATTCTATTGTTGCCAAAAGCACTTAGTGGTGCTCCTTCTTGAGGATGGAGGCGGCTGCAGGGGTCAGTACGGTGCTCGGGAAGGCGGCGTGAACAGGAGGCGTTTCCAGAGCGGAAAACGGCTCCAGTGAGGATCATCCTGGGTCCGACTGGATCATGCTCCACTTGTGGATCTCCCAGAGATGGGCTGGAGAAGAGAGAGAGCGGGGAAGCTTACCGTAGGGGTTCTTGGGGTCCTTGAGGGCCTCGGGGGCTGAGGATGTCAGTTGATGTTCACGTCGTAGTCCTGTGGTGCCGCGCTTCTGCCAAATAGGGAGGCGTGCGGGCTCGGCAGGCAGGATGGCGACACGAACTGTGACGCTGGAAGCAAGGCAAGCCAACTTGCCGAACCACCCGGCACCATGTCCGAGTCGTGTACCCGTGCCCCGACGTCCACACGCCCCCCTAGCTCCGTAGCGCGGGCTCGTCCCAACTCActggcgacggcagcgtccTGGGCCGCGTTGACACCGAACCAGGTGACAGCCGAGGCGAAGATGAAGGGAGCCAGGGGCTTGAGGAACTGTGTTGTGGATGCGGGGTGCGAGTTGAAGAGCAGTTGAAGAACCGGCAAGTGTCATGTGTCGGAACCGGAGTAGACGCGATGGGAGACACAACAACGCATCGTAGCGGTGTCGGATCAGGCGTAAAGCGTAACACGGCCGCGGGACAGTCGATGCGCACGGAAATGACAGCGAGCGCAGGCCAAAACAATCGAGAACAAGGAGCACAACGGTCAGCATTCGTCCCCATCTCACGCCGCGACAAACGCACAGGAGTGGGCCAGGCGCGGAGACCGAACATTTTGCAGGCTGTGACGTGCGTTAGGGGCGTGTTCGTGCGTGCGTTCGGGCgtgtcggcagcggcgtgaaGCTTACAAGGATGGGGGAGAGGGGTGGGATGGTGGTGTACGGACTGTTGTCGATGTcgatgtcggcgtcgcagAGCCAGCGTAcagcgcacgcagcagcgGAGGGAACCGCGAGGGCCGCGGCGATATTCGCGTTGTGGCGccgggggtggggcgggATCAAATCTGTGTGCTTAGTTGGGCCCCGGATCAATCCTCCCGAGTGCCGAGCGGCCGAGAGGTGAGATGTGTGCCGAAAAGTCAAAGTTATGCACTGTAACATTCAGCATGCGGACACTGCAGGCGGCcagagcagcgacgagggcagcagcaaggcgGAGCGGGGCAtcctgctcgcgcagctACGGCTCCCTCCCTGCCCGGGGCACGTTCCACACGGACGGCACGACGCCAACGACCGACGCGACCAAGCCGCCGCGCTACGGCCAGCCGCTGGCCGGCACGCATGCGCACCTCGTGcatgcgcgcgagctgaCCCCCGGCATCACGGCcgccgagtacgaggagCGCCGGCGGAAGCTCATGGACAGCTTGCCGGCCGGAGCGGTCGTCGTGTGCATGGGCTCGACGGTGCGCCTTGTTTCCCagcgtgagtgtgtgtgtgtggcatGGGTTGCGTGGGGCTGGGCTGACGTGAGCAGAGATCTTGTAAGTGGCCTGTCGTGTGCGTGTGGGTGTGTCGATCTGACAAGACAAAAGCTACAAGTTCAGGCAGGGTGAGTGTGTGtccgcaccgcaccgctgACCTCGACCCCAGCGACCGACTTCTACTACCTCACCGGCTttgacgagcccgacgcgacTGTCGTGCTCGTGTCCCGGCCGTCCACGCCACGGGGGTACACGATGACAATGTTCGTTCCCCCGCGGGAGCGGCACGAGCTCCTGTGGGCGGGGGAGCGGacgggcgtcgagggcgccgtgGAGATCTtcggcgcggacgaggcATACCCGTCCCACGAGCTGGGCGCGATGCTGCCGGGGTTCCTGCACGGGCCGGACGTGTATGcgagcttgccgccgagcccgtcccCCAGCGCATCATCACAGCCGTtcacgccgcccccgccccgccgccgctcgtcgctgctcaaGCTGTTCAGTCCGGAAAAGTCGGGCAGCCTGGCAGACGGCGACCCGCCACATTtggtgctcgctgccgcgctgGCATCAGAGCACGCCAAGCCGCTCGAACGGCCAATTCAGGCGCTCCGCGTGCGCAAGagccccgccgagctgcggctCATGAAGGCCGCCGCAGAGATGAGCTCAAAGGCTCACCGCGAGGTCATGCGGTTCGCCAAGCCCGGAGGCACGGaggctgcgctcgccgcgcacttTGAGTACATCTGCGCGCTGggaggcagcgagcggccaGCATATGTGCCTGTCGTGGCTTCGGGCGCCAACTCGCTCGTTATCCACTACACGCGCAACGACTGCGTCCTGGGCGAGAATGAtgtgggtgtggttgggCATGGTGGATCACGTCGGTTACTGACACAATCCAGCTCGTGCtcatcgacgccggcggAGAACGCCACATGTACGCGTCGGACATTACGCGCACCTTCCCCGTCTCGGGCAAGTTTACCGACCCCCAGCGTGACCTCTACCAGGCGGTCTTGAACGTGCAGAAGGAGTGTGTCAAGCGCGTGCGGCTAGACGAGGGGGTGTCGCTGAACGAGCTGCACCGAGCGAGTAAGTCTACCTGTGCCATCTCGACATGTCCCACTGACCCAAGCTAGGCTGCACCCTCCTCAACACGGAGCTCAAGAACATTGGCTTCCGCCTgaccgtcggcgacgtcgagcggaAACTCTACCCGCACTTCCTATCGCACCACGTCGGCTCAGACCTGCACGACTGCCCCACAGCGGACCGGAGCGCGGTCCTGCGCGAGGGCAACGTGATCACGATCGAGCCGGGCGTGTATGTGCCTTTCGACTCGGCGTTCCCCAAGGCGTtccacggcctcggcgtgcgcatcgaggacgaggtggcgtGTACCCGTGATGGGCCAGCAGTGCTGAGCGCGTCCGCGCCCAAGGAGGTGCgtgacgtcgaggcggcgtgtCAGGCGTGAGAAGACGAGCAGAGAGGAGTGTAGGACTAGGTGGAGCTAGGCATAGCATTGGATCGGCATCATGCATCGGGTCGGATTTCTGGCTGCACTGTAGCGAGCGTGTGTGGGGAGGGAGAGTGGGGCTCGCCGTTGACGGGGCAGGGCGGTGAGCCTCGCGACTCGGGAAGGGATGTGTATCTCCTTTCGTAACCTACAAACCTACCCTCTTGAGTTTGTGTTTGCATTGAGAATCGAAGCCCACAACGGCAGTGGAAGGCTGTCCAACGTTCacagcagcgccggcgcgcgccaccaccgcaccGCGCCACACTCCGCCCGCGCCCCACCCTCCAACCTCCACTTTCTCACTCCGACCCGAACCGTAATTTCGGACAACGGCCACTTCGACCATCGCAAACCAGCCCTCATGGCAAGCATACGACAGCACGGCCTGCGTGCGGCACGGGCAGCGGTGCCGgcgttcggcgcggcggtgggagTCACACCAGCGCCGCTGGCAGCACAGACACTGCTGCCGGCGTTCTCTGCGCGCGCCTTCTCGTCgcgccccgcgtcgtcgcggccacgctcctcggccccCCTCGGCTCGTCCCACCGCCCACGGCTTGCGCTGgcccccttgccctcggtTCAGCGCGCGCCATCCCGCTCCATCActgtcgacgcggcgggcgaaGCGGTATCAGAAGCCGCCGCATCGGCCTTCCCCCCCGTCCAGTTCATCtccgacctcctcctcaacacgccgacgccgtcgtacGGCCTCTCGATCATCGTCCTCACCCTCATGCTCCGCTTCGGCATCACGGTCCCGATTACCATGTGGCAGCGCAGGCGGAtgaagcgcgagcgcgagctcgtcgtgccgGAGATGAAGAAGATCAACGACCGGCTCGCTGTCAAGCTCgtgggcgacgcgcgccgcgagggcctcAGCTATGAGGATTACCAGAAGAGGCTGAAGAACGAGGTCGGTGTGAAGGGCTAGGCTAGCTGAGCTGACGAACGCAGATGGCCAAGGCCCAGTCGGCGCTCCACAAGCAGCACGGCACGCACCCGCTCATCACGCTCGTCACCCCGTTCGCCGTCCACCTCCCCGTGCTGATCATCACGTCCATGGCTATCCGGCACGCGATCGCGGtgcccgactcggcgctGGCAGCCGACAGCTTCTTCTGGATCcccaagctcggcggcgtcgacccagaGCACATCCTGCCCATCCTCGGCGCAATGTGTGCCTTTGgcaacgccgaggccagcagccgcaagcgcaagggcgagcaggcggacctcgaggcggccgcgcagcccgcGGAGATATCCGAGAAGGAGGTCTTCTCAtccgtcgtcgacgcgtcgcccaaggccaagcccaaggccgacgcAGCGCCGTCTACCAAGCGTAGCTtcagcacgtcggcgtccaacgcggccgtcgcgccgcgccggcgccctccGCGCGCCCTCCGCTCAGCAGCTGCCGAGCCGGGCCCTCCAGGATCGCCAGCGCCTGCAAACCCCTCCGAGTCCAGGAAGGCGCCCCCTGTGCTCGAAGAcatcgagtcggccgagAAGCAGGCCGTGCAGCGCACATTCATTGGACGCTTCTTAGACGGCCTCACCTTCCTGATGCGCGGGTTCGCCATCATCTTCCTCCCCGTCGGTGCCGTCATGCCAAGTGTGagtttgtgtgtgtgctcGTTGCCCCGCTGACCTGCCAGGGCGTTGTGCTGTACTGGGTCACGTCGATCGCCTTTTCTCTCGCCCAGACGCTGTACCTCGGCCGTTTGAACCGCCGGGAGGCTGCCatccgcgccgcgacgcgcgcctcgaTGCGTCTTGC contains:
- the ICP55 gene encoding Intermediate cleaving peptidase 55, giving the protein MRTLQAARAATRAAARRSGASCSRSYGSLPARGTFHTDGTTPTTDATKPPRYGQPLAGTHAHLVHARELTPGITAAEYEERRRKLMDSLPAGAVVVCMGSTVRLVSQQIFYKFRQATDFYYLTGFDEPDATVVLVSRPSTPRGYTMTMFVPPRERHELLWAGERTGVEGAVEIFGADEAYPSHELGAMLPGFLHGPDVYASLPPSPSPSASSQPFTPPPPRRRSSLLKLFSPEKSGSLADGDPPHLVLAAALASEHAKPLERPIQALRVRKSPAELRLMKAAAEMSSKAHREVMRFAKPGGTEAALAAHFEYICALGGSERPAYVPVVASGANSLVIHYTRNDCVLGENDLVLIDAGGERHMYASDITRTFPVSGKFTDPQRDLYQAVLNVQKECVKRVRLDEGVSLNELHRASCTLLNTELKNIGFRLTVGDVERKLYPHFLSHHVGSDLHDCPTADRSAVLREGNVITIEPGVYVPFDSAFPKAFHGLGVRIEDEVACTRDGPAVLSASAPKERAPSRSITVDAAGEAVSEAAASAFPPVQFISDLLLNTPTPSYGLSIIVLTLMLRFGITVPITMWQRRRMKRERELVVPEMKKINDRLAVKLVGDARREGLSYEDYQKRLKNEMAKAQSALHKQHGTHPLITLVTPFAVHLPVLIITSMAIRHAIAVPDSALAADSFFWIPKLGGVDPEHILPILGAMCAFGNAEASSRKRKGEQADLEAAAQPAEISEKEVFSSVVDASPKAKPKADAAPSTKRSFSTSASNAAVAPRRRPPRALRSAAAEPGPPGSPAPANPSESRKAPPVLEDIESAEKQAVQRTFIGRFLDGLTFLMRGFAIIFLPVGAVMPSGVVLYWVTSIAFSLAQTLYLGRLNRREAAIRAATRASMRLANAWQRRMRRALVLMGTASTAYLFVSYLLGRMRDGRIRALKERRERETIKAHFTSLLSTISFTLYALLPTLQPQLFAAYPVEATSQALQAKSNPAAAVAGPPGGASISDLGSLPATSSEATPGSTPADSLLLEGASEPADRELAVPHVHAPGTIAESVTSIAESETTSGSASDNGAGGPHPGESWASEFQSRLGTSEAQTEDDMLTASTVSHSISLPPTDTSSAIPSPTSERIPLESPRIAGGFSPPSLSPPRPSTFSNPPPDTRTKKELWRDLKVESITRAFATVYLVPLVYLLTSSQLTILARTRYLSDIKTGNAVNAEREREARQRDNAKRSWFAYFSVENMGLGDYADHGSAALDRICNIPVVGYAGKLIVSILPWGSTPAVATIVDTPEAVAAREAAAELDRAESERLFLTYSWWLLHEGWRGVSSRVEVAVDKVFGSMPLKRDISAQDWDNLVREIRAGVETDIDDEGKVHLYDFSPNILPPTPLPPSYEDCPLPLDPAESGPYLVSLLNQTAEQISGPDARLLIDRGVGAMLAGLADNLRADVFGDDRRRLADLLPELNRWGRSIWEGIPDGGVETLLALPEFEAFAALIFGDWAPRS